A stretch of Candidatus Sulfotelmatobacter sp. DNA encodes these proteins:
- the acnA gene encoding aconitate hydratase AcnA, with protein MNTQQQPNSFSARDTLRVGSKEYTYYRLAALAERGHDLATLPYSLKILLENLLRFEDGRSVTAADVEALAGWKPGAASSKEIAYRPARVLLQDFTGVPCVVDLAAMRDAIATMGGDPKKINPLQPVELVIDHSVQVDAWANADAFERNAQLEFDRNGERYAFLKWGQASLDGFRAVPPDTGIVHQVNIEYLARVVFGAGGGGTAHPDGTPLAYPDTVVGTDSHTTMANGLGVLAWGVGGIEAEAAMLGQPVTMLIPDVIGFKVTGKLREGVTATDLALQVTQMLRKKGVVGKFVEFYGAGLSSLQVSDRTVIGNMSPEYGSTVAIFPIDALTLDYLRLTGRSPEQIALVEAYAKAQGMFRTDDSPEPRFTDTLALDLAEVEPNLAGPRRPQDRVPLHSVKAEFAKALEEWQNARGNGSASVEMWEEEGGGTAVAVHPRTRLSDGAVVIAAITSCTNTSNPALLIGAGLVAKKAVEKGIKPAPWVKTSLAPGSKVVTDYLAKSGLSTYLDQLGFNLVGYGCTTCIGNSGPLSDKVAGAIAEHDMIVAAVLSGNRNFEGRIHPQVRANYLASPPLVVAYALAGRMDVDLTTEPVGRTASGEDVYLKDLWPTSAEIEAVLSTSLTDAMFRTRYADVFAGDARWAGMKVPAGERYAWDEKSEYVKRPPYFDGMPKTPPAVRDINGARVLAMLGDSVTTDHISPAGNIARSSPAAKYLQSKGIDPADFNSYGARRGNHEVMVRGTFANIRLRNMLVPGVEGGVTRYLPTGEQMSIFDASEKYRADGTPLIVLAGKEYGSGSSRDWAAKGPYLLGIKAAIAESFERIHRSNLIGMGILPLQYPQGQTRESLGLTGEETFDITGVAAKLEPGMTVKVTATGADGKAKTFDALVRIDTPDEADYYRNGGILQYVLRQLAAAN; from the coding sequence GTGAACACGCAGCAGCAGCCGAACAGCTTCTCCGCCCGCGACACGCTCCGGGTTGGGAGCAAGGAGTACACCTACTACCGCTTGGCCGCCCTGGCCGAGCGCGGGCACGACCTCGCGACGCTGCCGTACTCGCTCAAGATCCTGCTGGAGAACCTGCTCCGGTTCGAGGACGGGCGCTCGGTGACCGCGGCCGACGTCGAAGCCCTGGCCGGCTGGAAGCCCGGCGCCGCGTCCAGCAAAGAGATCGCCTACCGACCCGCGCGCGTGCTGCTGCAAGACTTCACCGGGGTGCCGTGCGTGGTCGACCTGGCGGCGATGCGCGACGCGATCGCGACGATGGGCGGCGATCCGAAGAAGATCAACCCGCTGCAGCCGGTCGAGCTGGTCATCGACCACTCCGTCCAGGTCGACGCGTGGGCGAACGCCGACGCCTTCGAGCGCAACGCGCAGCTCGAGTTCGACCGCAACGGCGAGCGGTACGCATTCCTCAAGTGGGGCCAGGCCTCGCTCGACGGGTTCCGCGCGGTGCCGCCCGACACGGGCATCGTGCACCAGGTCAACATCGAGTATCTCGCGCGCGTCGTGTTCGGCGCGGGCGGCGGCGGCACCGCGCACCCGGACGGCACGCCCCTCGCGTACCCGGACACCGTGGTCGGCACCGACTCGCACACCACGATGGCCAACGGGCTGGGCGTGCTGGCGTGGGGCGTGGGCGGCATCGAAGCCGAAGCAGCGATGCTCGGCCAGCCGGTCACGATGCTGATTCCCGACGTCATCGGCTTCAAGGTCACCGGCAAGCTGCGCGAGGGCGTCACCGCGACCGACCTCGCGCTGCAAGTGACGCAGATGCTGCGCAAGAAGGGCGTCGTCGGCAAGTTCGTCGAGTTCTACGGCGCCGGACTCTCCTCGCTGCAGGTCTCCGACCGCACCGTCATCGGCAACATGTCGCCGGAGTACGGTTCGACGGTCGCGATCTTCCCGATCGACGCGCTCACGCTCGACTACCTGCGCCTGACCGGCCGTTCGCCCGAGCAGATCGCGCTGGTCGAAGCGTACGCCAAGGCGCAGGGCATGTTCCGCACCGACGACTCGCCCGAGCCGCGCTTCACCGACACGCTCGCGCTCGACTTGGCCGAGGTCGAACCGAATCTGGCCGGTCCGCGCCGTCCGCAGGACCGCGTGCCGCTGCACAGCGTCAAGGCCGAGTTCGCCAAGGCGCTAGAAGAGTGGCAGAACGCGCGCGGCAACGGCAGCGCGTCGGTCGAGATGTGGGAAGAAGAGGGCGGCGGCACCGCCGTCGCCGTGCACCCGCGCACGCGGCTCTCCGACGGCGCGGTCGTGATCGCCGCGATCACCTCGTGCACCAACACCTCCAACCCGGCGCTGCTGATCGGCGCCGGACTGGTCGCGAAGAAGGCCGTCGAGAAGGGCATCAAGCCCGCGCCGTGGGTGAAGACCTCGCTCGCGCCGGGCTCGAAAGTCGTCACCGACTATCTCGCCAAGTCGGGCCTGTCGACGTATCTCGATCAGCTCGGCTTCAACCTGGTCGGCTACGGCTGCACGACCTGCATCGGCAACAGCGGTCCGCTCTCGGACAAGGTCGCCGGCGCGATCGCGGAGCACGACATGATCGTCGCCGCGGTGCTCAGCGGCAACCGCAACTTCGAGGGCCGCATCCATCCGCAGGTGCGCGCGAACTATCTCGCCTCGCCGCCGCTGGTCGTCGCGTACGCGCTCGCCGGCCGGATGGACGTCGACCTCACCACCGAGCCGGTCGGCCGCACCGCGAGCGGCGAGGACGTCTACCTCAAGGACCTGTGGCCGACCAGCGCCGAGATCGAGGCCGTGCTCTCGACCTCGCTGACCGACGCGATGTTCCGCACGCGCTACGCCGACGTGTTCGCCGGCGACGCGCGCTGGGCCGGGATGAAGGTGCCGGCCGGCGAGCGCTACGCGTGGGACGAGAAGTCCGAGTACGTCAAGCGTCCGCCGTACTTCGACGGCATGCCCAAGACGCCCCCGGCAGTGCGGGACATCAACGGTGCGCGCGTGCTGGCGATGCTCGGCGACTCCGTCACCACCGACCACATCTCGCCGGCCGGCAACATCGCCCGCAGCTCGCCGGCCGCGAAGTACCTGCAGTCCAAGGGCATCGACCCGGCCGACTTCAACTCGTACGGCGCGCGCCGCGGCAACCACGAGGTGATGGTGCGCGGCACCTTCGCCAACATTCGGCTGCGCAACATGTTGGTGCCGGGCGTCGAGGGCGGCGTCACCCGCTACCTGCCGACGGGCGAGCAGATGTCGATCTTCGACGCCTCGGAGAAGTACCGCGCCGACGGCACGCCGCTGATCGTGCTGGCCGGCAAGGAGTACGGCTCGGGCAGCTCGCGCGACTGGGCGGCGAAGGGCCCGTATCTGCTCGGCATCAAGGCCGCCATCGCCGAGTCGTTCGAGCGCATCCACCGTTCGAATCTGATCGGAATGGGGATTCTGCCGCTGCAGTATCCGCAAGGCCAGACGCGCGAGTCGCTCGGCCTCACCGGTGAGGAGACGTTCGACATCACGGGCGTCGCCGCCAAGCTCGAGCCGGGCATGACGGTGAAGGTCACCGCCACCGGCGCCGACGGCAAGGCCAAGACGTTTGACGCGCTGGTGCGCATCGACACGCCGGACGAAGCCGACTACTACCGCAACGGCGGCATCCTGCAGTACGTCCTGCGGCAGCTGGCCGCCGCCAACTAG